The Malus domestica chromosome 10, GDT2T_hap1 nucleotide sequence ctggtaacacctcacttcgccgagaaggctgatgagatgacctcgaccaatagggattcggaaatccttctcgactgagacttggataggtaaccagtcgtcctcgccgcagtgctgttgatgccaacggaagatactgcgagaccgactgactctacggtgacagagctatctatgccgacttaagatatcaccggttgcttccacagtgctgttgatgccaacggaagatgtgtcagcgaagaaaggaaaaagaaaaatcacaagttgtgagagtttgcgcagggcaattttgtattgattttgtaggggcttttcctgatgcacagcgtcccctatttatagtactgaaccttgagtccgagtttacatcctactcggactaggtttccctctccggatcacCTCGACCAATCCTACACCTATTAGGActatgaacctagtccttagctAAGCTGGATTAATTTCCTGGATATCtgatcccgtcgagactccccATTGCACTAGGATTCGTCTTAACCGCCCTAGGTTTGGACTCCCACGGGTTGACCGATCCATGGTCCTTTTGCCGCCCGGCCTCCTGGGCCGAgagtgatcctaccctcggcccaaactattattttgggcccaaacagatgCTCAAGGCAACTCGATCAGATCCAACAGTCCCGAGCTCTGGGTGTCTCCTCCTTACACCATCTCCGAAACCAAAAACGTGTTCGTTGCAGTTGGATGCGACACATATGCGTTTTTTATAGGTTACCGGGGTGAAGAAGAGTACACAACTGGGTGTATGTCCAAATGTGACAATCTTGGCAACGCTATCAATCGGCGGGATACTTGCTCTGGCGTTGGATGTTGCCAAACTAAAATCCCTAGTGGGCTGAAAAATCGGACTGTGACCTTGGGAAGCTTTAACAATTATACATATGTGCTAGACTCCCACCGATGCAGCTACGCGTTCCTTGTGCAAGAAGGCGAGTTCAACTTTAACAGCACGAGTGATCGAGAACTAAACGATACAACCCAGCGTCCGGCAATTATTGATTGGGTAATTGGGAATGAGTCATGTGATATTGCAGCTAAAAACGAGAGCACTTTTGCATGCAAGGCAAATAGCTACTGCCATAATCGGTCTTCAGGGGGCTACATATGCCGGTGCCGGTCAGGTTACGAAGGGAACCCATACCTCCCAGGTGGTTGCCAAGGTAAATAAATCTAGACAGCATTTGACCATTTGATTATTATCATAAAAGATTTTGCGTTCATCAAAACATATTGTATgtatatgtgtatgtatgtatgtatgtatgtaatgTAATGTATGTATGTAGGTCTACTTTTTTTATTATGgttaaacaaataaattttcaatttgcttGACTTTTGTGCATATATGATTTTATTGTTAGGCTTATTGGGGTTGCGCTGAGGGATTCAGCACACTTTTGATCCCTTTATATCTTATTATATGTTGCATAGTACtagtagaaaaataaaaaaaacagcaTTAGTCAGCAAATAATTGCCACTTTTGTTGGGTAGACTATAATATTAGTACAGAAAAATTGTTCATGGTCATAGAAAAAGCATGCACTATGCAGTAGTttccttttggaaaaaaaaaaaagatcaattgGTAGCTTCATTTCGGCAGTATATCTTTTTTGGGGCGAGAAAgactcacaaatgtattttaaCTTCTCCCCAGCCACCATTGTGTCCGGGAATCAAACTCAAGACGTGATGTGTCAAATACAAGCCTAAAATTCGTTCTCAACCATTGATTCACCCAGTGGTGGTTGCACTATGCAGTAATAAgctataaaataatattttctgtTACAGTGGttttaaaacattaaaataagaataaattaggatttcatttctcatttttctttctcattaattgaaacttttatttttcatttttgatcAAGATCATTTGACTTTTGTCCATGTCAATTTttgaatattaaattatttacatGTCATCATatgtcaattttaaaaataaaaaacttatgaACCACTTCCAAAATATCTTTTTAgtatttttcatacatttttatttttaatttttaccctttttttaaatttataccaatattctttttagttttaatttatacccataattttaaattttaatatataccatatttttaatttaatatggACCCATATTTCTTTTGGTGAATGTACTCATGCTAATtacatgtatttattttatgttttaaaatatatcgatagttatttattaaaatatactaagaattacctccattaattttttttgttagaactatgtgaagaacaatattactctattattaatttttaagtaattattatattgaaaatatatgatttgaatttgtttaaatttcataatttgtgggataaTGAATGCATAGAAGCAAATGTTAAATCCCTTAAATAATGCTAGGAATctcaatcaaaatatttaaataaacaaGGTTTTAATATAACAATTAGGTTGACTAGAGATCAGAATCAAAATGACCCTTATCATTAAAATAATATGTAAGCTTAGCTGATGATGCCAAAGTAGTCACCAATTAGCCACGGATGCTGTTGCTCGGTGAAGATATAATGTCCACAAGCTAATAGTAATTGTACCCAATTACTAAATTTTCCGTGGATTGTCAAATCTGTGGGTTCATGAACTGTTTCctttaacatttttttagtAGCGAGTTGTTAACAAAAAGTCTCAATAGTGGAATTTAATTTTCACCCTTCATGGATTTAATTCATTCTTTTGCTGTTCAGATATTGATGAGTGCAAGGCTCCAGACTCCTGCGGTAATGGAACCTGCATAAATAAAGCGGGAGGTCATTCTTGTCTATGTCCGAAAGGGTACATATACGATCCGGATGAAAAAAGTTGCATCAAGGACAATGGTCGAGCGGACAATGGTCGAGCAAAGCTCAGTCTCCCGCTTATTATTTCACTAGGTATGCATTTGTTAGTTTTACTGTAATTTTTTCTTTAGGCGCTTGTTTTTACATCGCCTCTGGATTTAAAGATGAATGTTCTTAACTAACTCAGCTGCAAATCTCTTACTTtaggttgttaatttattatttacatGTCATATCATATAGTCCTAGTCTAAAATTCAAAACTTCCTATTTATCTTTGAACAATTGCACTCAAattttatttactttacccACTTTTAGATCCAAAACTTTCACACATACTTATATCAGAAGTGTTCTCTGGAAGATAGGTTTTTAATCAATATTGTCAATAATGTACCAATCGAATCAATACGTACACTTTGTTTTTGACATGATATCAAAATTAACATCGACACCTTGTCAATAACATATGGAGAGTATGTCTTGCCTAGAGATTACTTACATATGTGTCAATAACATATGGAGAGTCATCTTTGCAGGTGCCAGTGGAGGCTTCTTGCTTTTACTAAGTGCTTCTTGGATATATTGGGGAATGCAAAGAAGAAAGTTCCTCAAACTCAAAGCAAAATACTTTAAAGAAAATGGTGGCTTATTGTTACAACAAAAAATTGCTAGTCAAGGAGGCTCTGTGGAGACAACAAAAATTTTCACGGCAGAAGAACTTGAGAAGGCAACAAACAATTACCATGAAAGTAGAATCCTTGGTGAAGGAGGCTATGGAATAGTTTACAAAGGAATATTAGCAGCAGATAACAATAAAGTGGTTGCCATAAAAAAGTCTAAAATTTGTGTCCCAACGCAGAAGGAGCAGTTTGTCAATGAGTTGATTGTTCTTTCTCAAATCAACCATAGAAATGTGGTGAGGTTATTGGGTTGTTGTTTGGAGTTAGAAGTTCCTCTACTAGTTTACGAGTTTGTCGCTCACGGCACTCTCTTTGAGCACATACATGGCAAAAAGAGGAAAGGATCATCATTTTCATTAGAATTACGACTCAAGATAGCAGCTGAAACTGCTGGAGCACTAGCATACTTACACTCCTCAGCTCTGATGCAAATCATACATCGAGATGTGAAAGCGACAAATATACTGTTAGATGAAAATTACATTGCAAAAGTGTCTGACTTTGGAGCTTCACGATTGATTCCTCTTGATCAAGCCCAACTTACAACTTTAGTGCAGGGAACATTCGGATACTTAGACCCTGAATACTTCCTCACGAATCAACTAACAGATAAGAGTGACGTCTATAGCTTTGGAGTTGTCCTTATGGAGCTACTAACAAGCAAAGTGGCACTTGCTTTTGACAGGCCTGAGCAAGAGAGAAACCTAGcaaatttctttgtttgtttaatgAAGGAGGATCGCCTGAATGAAATTCTCGATGATGACATACTCAACGAGAGAAACATCGAGACAATAAAAACAGTGGCCAATCTGGCAAAAAGATGTGTAAGGTTAAAAGGGGAGGACATGCCAACAATGAAAGAAGTTGCCATGGAGCTGTAAGGAATGAGAATTACAGAAAAGCATCCATGGGGAAAAGCTGAAATTTGTTCAGAAGAGACTGAGTGCTTACTTGGGCCAGGTAACTCAGATGCTTATCCTGTGGATGTTAGAGCTAATTGTGGTCCTAGTACTACTACAACTATTGGGTATGACAGCATGCAGATCCAGATGTTAATTCCACATGATGATGGAAGATAATTCACTGCTTCATATAATCAACTCAACATTGTTTATCATTCTAGCCATAGTGAAATAGTGTTATTTTTCATCACAGACTGTAAGTGTAGCCGCATTAGCTAGAGCCAATGTGCTTCCTCTGTACCCTCgagtttgaatttttcttttgctgTAGTTTAGATTTAGTTGAAAGTAAAGTATCGcttgtataaaataaaatactattattcatcattttgACATGTTTTTATTTAGGGTATGTATCAGAGCATTAGGTGGTGGAGATCCCAACTTTTGCACGTAAGAAGTGGCCCAACACCCAAAAACTATAGCTAATTTCTTCTTCAAAATAAGTATGAGTTTGGAAGATCCCGAGTTACATGCTTATGACATTCCGTACTTAATTAGTGTATATGATAATTAATTGTTAATATGGTAGTGAGaaatatttcaaaaaataaagttatagaaagaaaaaaaaatccccgTATATCAACTACTAAAGTCGGTGAAGTAATAGGTAAGTGCGTGCAAAagtgaactttttttttccttggctttctaagtgtttttttttaattatctgGTACCAAAGTATTTCAAAGGAAATGGTGGCTTGTTGTTACAACAACGACTCGCGAGTCAACGAGGAGGGATCGATGGAGACAACAACAATCTTTACAGCAGAAGGACTTGAGAAGGCCACAGACTACCACCATGAGAGCAGAAGAACTTAAGGCAGTGGTTGCCCTAGAAAAGTCGAAAATCGGAGCTTCAACCCAAATGTGGTGAAGCTTCATCAGCAGGAGAACTCTTTGATCATCTTCATAGCATAAAGAGCAAAGAATCAACGCTTTCACGGGAGTTACGACTGAAGATCGCAGCAGAAACTGCCGGAGCACTGGCGTACTTGCACTCCTCCACCTCCATGCCAATCATACACCAAGATGTGAATATAATTGGCAGAAAGTTACTCAGGCACACAAGAAATGAAATACATTCCAAACACAACATATTCAAAATCCAGGCAGATTGATATTTCTCGGATGGAATTCAAAAACGAGTTTTAACACGAAAATGGTGTCTACAATATATGAGGTTTCAAAGTTACAAATCCAGGCAGATTGATATTTCTCGGATTGATAATCTACCAACTCAAtctaatttgtttattttcaaaAGTCACAAGAATCACCTAGACCAAAATGCTCAACCTGTTCATTACAGCGAAATCATGATCACGTACCttgaaataaaatttgaaatagaAATACAAGAGAAGCACACAACCTAATCAAATTGCGTTCTTTAACATAGAAACCCTGCTCAAGGAGATGATAAAACTAACATAACCGTTGTCGGACTTGAAGGTTGGAAAAATTGCTCCCACTTGAGCAGCAGGAGATCATCTTATCTGGGTAGGAGAACAGAGCAAACCAGATGCATCTGATCCAACCACTGAAAGATCACAAAAGAACAGAGCTTCCCTTCCTGGTCCGGAACAAACCGAGAACTGCAGTATGGGCATGACACATCCTTCTGTCCACGGTAAATAGGCAAGTATGTTGCCCCACAAACGACAAATGGGTTTCTGAAATCATAGTTTAGCTGGGTTGCATCAGTCATGTTCTTTTCGGCAGCTTGCAGGATTTGTCTTGCAGTCTTTGCATGGTTTTCAATGGTGGGGTTGGTTTCCAAAAGTCGCCTGGCAAAGTTAGCTGCCGTGTTGAGATTACCAGCCTTATAGCAAACACTCATGGCATTTAGTAATGCAAGTCTCAAGTGAGGCATCTGAAGGTTGCAGTGGGTGAAGTAAGCAGCTAGCTCCTGTTGGCGAACCGGATCGCCTTTAAGTTCCTTCCTCTTAATCTCCATCTTCAAACCTAGAACATACTCCTTTACAATGATAATTAATTCTTTTACTTCATCAACCTCTCTCTTTGAATCAACTACGATCAGAGGAATAGTATACAGAATACCAAGGAGAAGACGTAAAGCATCAGCAAATTTCCCTTGCGTTGTGGCCTTGTAACCCGCCTTAAGCTTCTCTTCTAGCTCTGAGAATTTAAATACAAGAGCAGGAGGACCCCTAACTTTAGGTGTAGCTGATTCACTCCATCCCCTCTCAATGGCCACGGTGAGCACATGAGCTGCCGAGAAGGCATGTAGATACATATGACTGCCCATGTGTAAATCGAGAAATAATTGTCTCAAGGGATCAAAGTTCTTTACACCCAGCTCCCTGCTCAACAAACGCATTGCAATATCGAAATTCCCAGCAGTAGCATGTTCAGCAACAAGAGATGATTTCTGGGACCAGGTTTGGCTTACAGGCATACCTGGAGTTGGGGCAACAAACACAGAAGAACGGGCATTGCTGGCAGTTTTTGGAGTATCAATCTCAGGTGGAAGTTCAAGATCGCATCCAGCACTGCACTGATGTCTCCATTTGGAATATTGTCCACGTCAACAAGATCCAACTCCTCTCCCCAATCAGCATCTGCAGCCTCTTCATAATCTTCCTCAATATTCTTGCCCACATTATCAAGACCACCCTCAAATATTCCTCTCATGACCCTCAACAAGGGCCAATCTCCTCCGCAGATGATTGGCATTGGTGGTAACAAAAGAGACGGAGATTTCACCTTGGGTAAAACAGGAACATTATCTCCCAGTTCAGCCGCCAAACGTTCGGCAATATCATGGAGCCCATGAATTTGCATTACCCTGACGAAGGGCCTCCACTCCCAATCGATACCAGTGATCTTTCTCATCAATTTCCTTGGCAGAAGCAACAGCAATCTGGATGTTCCCGCTCCCTAGTGCCAAGTTGAAGCGAGTCCTCTCATCCTTCACAAAATGAAGGGCAACCTCAGGGAAACCTTTCTGCTGTAGATATGCAATCATGGCCTGGCCACAGAGCTCAGAACTCCTTATCATGCTCATAACCTGGTCATACCTCTTCTTCAGTAAGGATAACTTGAAAACATATTCTGTTGCATCAACAACAATGGCACAGTTCTTCCCATCTCGATCCAAGCAATGTATGGTGTTTCCATACACTTTTGTTATATATACGGGAACGTCGAGGGTCCTGATGATTCCACTATCCCCATTAGGAAGGCAGTATTTGATGTGGTTCAAGGTTGTATATATGAAGACGCCATTGTCATCCCAAGCTCCACTCTTTACACTAATGCACTAGCTTCTTATTTGCTATCACAATTGAATGTTTGCTCGGTAAAGCAATGCTCTCCATGTCATTTGACCAAACAATATACCTTACGAAAGGAGTTTGAAGCTCCCCAACAATAGTTCTCTGCTGCAGGTCAAAAATAATGACTCTGTCCTCTGCCCTGCACAGCAAGTTTCCAGTTCCAGCATAAAATATTGTTGTGCGGAAGCatcaaatatgaaaccaataagcTACAACAGCAAAATATGACAAGACAAGCAATCCAAATgacacaaggatttatactggttcggcataagcctacgtccagtttcgagacggcgaggaaattccactaatatcaaaatGGAAATTACAAATTGAGTTTTaactctatttgtaatctccttttgatattagtggaatttctccgccgtctcggaactggacgtaggtttacgccgaaccagtataaatccttgtgtcatttggattatttgtcttatcatattttgccgttgtagtttattggtttcatatttgacgcttccgcacaacaagtggtatcagagctctGGGTTTCGACTTGGGGCTTTGTACTAATATGTCTATGAAACCTTCGAATATGTCGGTGAAATATGATATTGAAAAATTCAATGGGAGAAATGATTTTAGCCTGTGGCGGGTTAAGATGCGAGCTGTGCTAGTTCAACAAGGGTTGCTTAAGGCGCTACAGGGTGTGGAGGCCTTGCCACAAGATTGGTCtgctgaagaaaaagaagacacTTTGAATCGAGCATATAGTGCAATTATGTTATCACTATCTGATGAAGTTCTTCGTGAGATGGAAAATGAAACTACTGCAGCTGGTTTGTGGCTTAAGTTGGAGAGTATATACATGACCAAATCCCTCACCAATCGTTTGTATTTGAAGCAACGTTTGTACACTCTCCGTATGACTGAAGGTACACCTATTCAAAACCATCTTGATGAGTTTAATAAGGTTATTATGGATTTGAAAAGTATGGATAATAAAATTGATGATGAGGATCaatctttgattttgttgtgtTCTTTACCTCCTTCGTATGCGAattttgttgaaactttgttaTATGGGAGAGATTATATTTGTATGGAGAATGTAAAAGCCGCTTTGAATTCAAGAGAGTTAAAGAACAAAGTATTTGGAAATTTGAATGATTCTCATTCTGAGGCTTTTATAGCAAGAGGCAGAGATAGGGAATATGGTTCAGGTAGTAATAAAGGAAATTTGAGATCGAAGTCTAAGACCAGAAACAACACATGCAACTATTGTCGCAAGGAAGGGCATTGGAAAGTTGATTGCCCAAAACTGAAAGATAATGTTGGTGTGAGTGCGAATGTCGTCGATGACGACTTCGACTTTGTTCTATGATGACAGTTGGCTACACcagatttgaaataaaaaaaataaaaaaaaaagaaaaaaagaagaaagggaaTCTGGTGTTGTGGGTACTCTTAAATCTCTTTGCTACATATGGAGATTTAAGATTTTGTAAGGATTCTTTGTTATGATTTGAGAAAGTTGCTTAGTAGCCTCTATGTATGTTTGTGTTATGTCAGTTGCTCTTCATCGgtgtttttattgttttggatattggtatggttttgcttttttttggtaaagttgAATTCAGTGAGGGCCAATTTGTTAAGTTCTGCAAGTTTGGATAGTGAGACACCACACTATTTTGGAgacaccacatgcactgcagaACATTTGTGTGGAACCCTCTTGTAGAAGGCAAGTTATATGCTTTCTAACTTTGTTTGGTCTATGgacatttggttggatttgtttACCATTGCTATTTGGTCTGTTGGTCTCCATCATCTGCAATTAGTTTTCTTGAAGACTCCAGTTGAGGTATGATTTTGGATCTTTAGctgattatttgaatttgaaattttggttgaCCTGTTGGTGCTCATGTGATGATGGTAAACTTGAGTGAAAGGCATATTTTTTGTTGTGGTATGTGAGACCTTGTTGCCAAATTTGTAATCAGTTTTGACTTGGAGAATGTGCCATGCTATGTGAATGAGTCTATTGGTGCAGTTTAAGACCATGGTGTTTATGAGCAGGTGGAGTTCGTTGTGTGTCCAACTTTGGTATGGTGTGCTTGATCTTTTGTTGGTGATATTGAAGAATTTCAGTTCTTCGTTTGAATCaccttttgttttgatcaaggcacttatggtttgcaaatttggagaCGACGGTAGAGAAATGGTCTACTTTTGTTGGCTTTGGTACAATTTGAGTCGAGGTGGAGATCATTATGAGTACCGAGAGCTTGTGGAATTTGATTTAGCTTCCGTTGTCTCTAGTTCGTATTTTGGGTGCTTATGATGATTGTTGAGTCGACTCTGTGTTGCTTTCGAGAATttcgccaaggtggagattgttggatttTGTGGCTCAATACTTCTTGGGCCTTTAGTTTTTTGTCTCAAGCCCAAATAGGTTTGGCCTTTTGTTACCCATTTGAAAGCCACATGGCAGCTAGGGTTTAATTAAAAGGCACCAGCCTTATATAAGGCAATTCATGCCTTTTGGTAAAAAAAGAGAGCATAAACTCAGCGGCAGCAGATAGCAGAAAACAGAGAGCAGCCGATAGAGAAGAAAACAAAGTGCTGCTGTTTTACTGTTCTCCATTTGTGCAATCATTCATTCAAAGATATATTGCTACATTTTGTGgcttttgggagagaaggaTTTGGtatgtgtttcttcttctccatttgttcttTGTATGAGTGaaagctattgggtgtatgtgAGATTTGGGTTTGAGTGTTGaactctatttgtaatctccttttgatattagtggaatttcccCGCCGTATCGGAACTGGACGTAAGCttacgccgaaccagtataaatccttgtgtcatttggattatttgtcttatcatattttgccgttgtagtttattggtttcatatttgacgtTTCCGCACAACAAATATTGCATCAGCAACAATAGGTAGGGCACTCTTCCTGAAAATCtcatttttcagatttttaacTATAACTTGGTGCTCTTTTCAAGCACTGCAAACCTATTTCGAGCCGCGAACACAGCTGGGCCTCCGATTCCTCTTTTTGCCTCCTGCGCAGTATCACCCCGACCAAAGCTATCTTTGGGTATAACGTATAGTTCATAAGACCCCCCTTCCATATCTGAACATATCAAAGCAGCATTTTCTGTAGGGCTGTAAGATAGTGTCTTTGCCCCTTGATTCAAGTTGGAAGAACCACGATGTGAATATATCAAAAGAACAGGTGTAAATATATCAAATTTACATGGTGGCATAGACGTAAATATATCAAAAGAACAGGCGGTGGCAattttgcaaaataaaatgaaatccGGCCAAATTCACTGTTCAGGTGAACAGTGCAATTGGATTTCttactttagactaaagtaatgatctattaaacttcttaatgtcaggagaaatttttcattgttacTGAAACATGAGGGGTATATCAAGtatttttatgcaagtggtgaaaattttattttttaagttattaactttttaatacacaTATCACACCATTAGTATAGTGACAAGTGATGTATCATCCCGTATTccgatcacactaaaaaatctgtcTAAGAACGGTGTAAGTCTatgttttaagattaaaaacaaGGAAAAGTTAGATCGTAACAAAGACCTTATCAACCTTCTATACGtttctagaaaaacaagaaaacaatatcttcaatttcattttttcagAAACCAATAAAACGTTGATAAGTTCTTGCTCCACCATCTATCTTTTCTTTCCTGTTTTTACTCAAAATACACAGACTATGTAGCCCTCACAAAAGTATTTAAATGacggaaattttatttgaacccatatttTGTATCTCAACATCCAGCttatttttttatacccatATTGTATTTGATTTATCTATCATTATCTCTTTACACCCAACGTTATTTCCAAAACAGCCATTACttatcaaaactcaactcaatcaaacttctttttacacccataaaaaataaaaccctaaccaGTCCATCATCTTCATGGAGCaaatctccttctctctctttaaaAAATCCTTCCATCTCCCATGGTTGTCATTCTGCACCCCATCTACTCCTTT carries:
- the LOC108171771 gene encoding wall-associated receptor kinase 5-like, which gives rise to MESMSCLEITYICVNNIWRVIFAGASGGFLLLLSASWIYWGMQRRKFLKLKAKYFKENGGLLLQQKIASQGGSVETTKIFTAEELEKATNNYHESRILGEGGYGIVYKGILAADNNKVVAIKKSKICVPTQKEQFVNELIVLSQINHRNVVRLLGCCLELEVPLLVYEFVAHGTLFEHIHGKKRKGSSFSLELRLKIAAETAGALAYLHSSALMQIIHRDVKATNILLDENYIAKVSDFGASRLIPLDQAQLTTLVQGTFGYLDPEYFLTNQLTDKSDVYSFGVVLMELLTSKVALAFDRPEQERNLANFFVCLMKEDRLNEILDDDILNERNIETIKTVANLAKRCVRLKGEDMPTMKEVAMEL